Proteins found in one Elgaria multicarinata webbii isolate HBS135686 ecotype San Diego chromosome 12, rElgMul1.1.pri, whole genome shotgun sequence genomic segment:
- the LOC134407244 gene encoding NXPE family member 2-like isoform X1, producing the protein MKQSEGIRGASETEKDFCLKQMRDGICQTDTGALCGTRMQERKEREVKDILTKLDQLMPNVTFTDIKTTTCAKNSKATIVNHQGSYCVGDHLTIRLDLFDFVGKKKEYGGDFLRARVYSASLKAGASGHIKDYRNGTYLVDFTLFWEGNVRVSLLLIHPSEGVSALWAARKKGYDKIAFTGRFLSGTLDVSTECGFNLTTKAELCEYLDERDGEAFYCVKPKNVPCDAFVQLMTSNKPVSYLTKLEQSLFHRNNIGVEIPQRFGEIRVLPCNTLKFFDQHGAGFFKTHVALDPERHTFVQWKKHGHPFVTKNFFSIKDNNYVSHEIDRIPGDENTAVVIALGQHFRPFPMHVFVRRLLNIRRAVQRLLQRSPGTRVIIRTENIREMHTETELFGDINGYPQNLITKDIFQVLGVGFIDAWDMSIAYVVNNVHPPSHVVWNQIVMFLTYIC; encoded by the exons ATGAAGCAGTCGGAAGGAATTCGAGGTGCTTCAGAAACGGAGAAAGACTTTTGCCTTAAACAAATGAGAGATGGAATTTGTCAGACAGACACTGGAGCTCTATGCGGGACGAGGATgcaggagagaaaggaaagagaagtcAAAGACATCTTGACAAAACTGGACCAGCTGATGCCCAATGTCACTTTCACGGATATAAAAACCACCACATGTGCCAAGAACAGCAAAGCCACCATAGTGAACCATCAGGGCTCTTACTGTGTTGGAGACCACTTGACGATTCGCTTGGATTTGTTTGACTTCGTCGGGAAGAAGAAGGAGTACGGAGGGGACTTCTTACGAGCCAGGGTCTATTCGGCGAGTCTGAAAGCCGGAGCTTCAGGGCATATCAAAGACTATAGGAATGGGACGTACCTGGTTGATTTCACTTTATTTTGGGAAGGTAACGTCAGAGTTTCCCTCTTGCTCATCCACCCCAGCGAAGGCGTTTCAGCCCTGTGGGCGGCGAGAAAGAAAGGCTATGACAAAATCGCTTTCACGGGCAGATTTTTGAGTGGAACGTTAGACGTCTCCACCGAATGTGGCTTTAACCTGACCACAAAGGCAGAACTCTGTGAGTATCTCGACGAGCGAGATGGAGAGGCCTTCTACTGTGTGAAACCAAAGAATGTGCCTTGTGATGCCTTCGTTCAGTTGATGACAAGCAACAAGCCAGTGTCCTACCTCACCAAACTGGAACAGAGCCTTTTCCACAG GAACAACATCGGGGTTGAGATCCCGCAGAGATTTGGGGAGATTCGTGTCTTACCCTGTAACA CGCTGAAGTTCTTTGATCAGCACGGTGCTGGCTTCTTCAAGACGCACGTGGCCCTGGATCCAGAGAGACACACTTTCGTTCAGTGGAAAAAACATGGGCACCCGTTTGTGACGAAGAATTTTTTCTCCATCAAAGATAACAATTACGTCAGCCATGAAATCGACCGTATCCCCGGAGATGAAAACACGGCGGTTGTTATCGCTCTGGGACAGCACTTCCGCCCTTTCCCAATGCATGTTTTTGTGAGGAGGCTGCTGAATATTCGCAGAGCCGTCCAGCGCCTACTCCAAAGGAGTCCAGGCACAAGAGTCATCATCCGAACAGAGAACATCCGGGAGATGCACACAGAGACCGAACTTTTTGGAGACATCAACGGGTATCCCCAGAACCTCATCACGAAGGACATCTTCCAGGTTCTTGGCGTCGGTTTCATTGATGCGTGGGACATGAGCATCGCTTACGTCGTAAACAAcgtccacccacccagccacgtGGTCTGGAAccaaattgttatgtttttaacatATATCTGTTAG